One genomic region from Bactrocera tryoni isolate S06 chromosome 3, CSIRO_BtryS06_freeze2, whole genome shotgun sequence encodes:
- the LOC120769991 gene encoding growth arrest and DNA damage-inducible protein GADD45 alpha isoform X2, which translates to MVVDESHIQHFNNSQVMSNINLEQQLESLSEKKQQITKKMDYTKIGRTVKSALLKAQAESRVIVGLSAAIQVLSKSPEGSLFCLMAVPQIGDSATHMHEVLLEAFCYENDIYVIKVDCPTKLSRILGKTVLESCCLVQKTWTGADESGEEQLNKQEEQLVDYCEAYWDAPQHPIVELPVV; encoded by the coding sequence ATGGTTGTGGACGAATCGCATATCCAGCATTTCAACAACAGTCAAGTCATGAGCAACATCAACCTGGAACAGCAGCTTGAGAGTCTCAGCGAAAAGAAGCAGCAAATCACCAAAAAAATGGATTACACAAAAATCGGACGCACCGTCAAGTCCGCCTTGCTAAAGGCACAAGCCGAGTCGCGTGTCATTGTGGGACTTAGCGCCGCCATACAAGTGCTCTCCAAGTCACCGGAGGGTTCACTCTTCTGTCTCATGGCCGTGCCACAAATCGGCGACTCCGCCACACACATGCACGAGGTGCTGCTGGAAGCCTTCTGTTACGAAAATGACATCTATGTGATCAAAGTCGATTGCCCCACCAAGTTGAGCCGCATTCTTGGCAAAACTGTGCTCGAATCCTGTTGTCTGGTGCAGAAGACTTGGACCGGCGCCGATGAGTCCGGCGAGGAACAACTCAACAAGCAAGAGGAGCAATTAGTCGATTACTGCGAGGCATACTGGGATGCACCACAACATCCCATTGTCGAATTGCCAGTCGTGTGA